GTTCCTTACCCGTTCCCTGCTCTCCAAAAATCAGGACCGGTCTCCTCACCTGAGCCACCTGGAGCACCAGGTCGAAAATGCGCTGCATCTTTTCTGAAACGCCTGTGATTCCAGCAAAAGAGAAACGAGTGCCAATCCTTTTCTTCAGGTCTTTGTTCTCAGCGAGCAGATTGAGGTGCTCTTCAGCTCTCTTTATGGTGGAAAGAAGGCGCAGCGGGGTGAGCGGTCGGGAGAGATAATCATAAATCCCCTTGTTAAGGAGACTCCGCACGTAAAAGGGGTTATCGCTACCACCCACAGCGAGCACCACCACTTCACCAAAGCGTTCCCGCACAGAACGCAAAAACTGAAATCCTTCCTCAGCAAGTATTTCTTCTTCAGCCAGCACAATGTTTATTTCCTCTCGCTCTAAGCAGTTCAAAGCCAGGTTCCGGTCGCGCACCACCACTACATAGTAGCCCTCGTCTCTCAAAATATCCGCGATTTTCCCCTGCAAAAGAGGATCTTCACTGACGATTAAAACCTTACGCAAACCCATCGATGATCAAAGCTCTTCCAGCAAAACCCTTTCACCTTCAATTACTGAACTTTTAGCAGCAAGAGCTAATCGAAGGGCTTCAATGGCCTGCTCTGGAGTTCCTAATCCTGGAGGTGTATCCTTCTCAATACATTTCAGGAAATAGGCGAGTTCTTCGCGATAGGGATCTTCTGCTGCAACTTCGACCAGTTTTCGTTGCTCACCTCGCCGATAGAGAAAAAGAGGGCTGCTTTGAGCACGCTCTTCAATATTCACGCCAGCTCTGAAGGTCCACTCCAGAACACCCTCGCTACCCAGGATTCTAAAGCCACAGGTGAAAGGGAAATCCCCCTGCATCATCCAACCGCCTTCTATAGAAGCAACCACTCCATTTCCGTATTTAACAGTAGTAACCACATGATCAAGAGAATCTTCCCGGAAAAGACCCCTGGCAAAAACCTCTTGAGGATTACCCGCCAACCAGTTTACAAAATCCAGGTCATGGATGTGAAGATCCAGAGATGCTCCCCCACTCAAGTGA
This portion of the Thermatribacter velox genome encodes:
- a CDS encoding Gfo/Idh/MocA family protein; this encodes MKKIALLGAGFIASVHMEAWKNIEGAKVVAFFEVNNVKASEFQKKYSLPHYNSLSQLFSEQEVDAVDICLPTFLHREYTEMAALEKKHVFCEKPIALSLEDAFAMQKVCEDNGVFLMIGHVLRFWGEYVKARELVASGAIGQPILINAFRLSVTPVWSVNSWILKSHLSGGASLDLHIHDLDFVNWLAGNPQEVFARGLFREDSLDHVVTTVKYGNGVVASIEGGWMMQGDFPFTCGFRILGSEGVLEWTFRAGVNIEERAQSSPLFLYRRGEQRKLVEVAAEDPYREELAYFLKCIEKDTPPGLGTPEQAIEALRLALAAKSSVIEGERVLLEEL